From Planifilum fimeticola, one genomic window encodes:
- a CDS encoding DUF503 domain-containing protein — MIVGIQECRCRVIGSASLKDKRRVIKSGLDRIRHRFNLSVAEVDFQDDRQLTTLAMVGVGSGKHVVERELRQALRLLENLDGLEVLDAEITYA; from the coding sequence ATGATCGTCGGGATTCAGGAATGCCGTTGCCGGGTGATCGGGTCGGCTTCCCTGAAGGATAAGCGGCGCGTCATCAAGAGCGGGCTGGACCGGATCCGTCACCGTTTCAATTTGTCGGTGGCGGAGGTGGATTTTCAGGATGACCGTCAGCTGACCACCCTGGCGATGGTCGGCGTCGGCAGCGGCAAGCACGTGGTTGAGCGGGAACTCCGGCAGGCGCTCCGCCTGTTGGAGAATCTCGATGGCCTGGAAGTGTTGGACGCAGAGATCACCTACGCCTGA
- the infB gene encoding translation initiation factor IF-2 yields MRVYEYARKMNMSSKEVLTILKRMNMEVNNHMSVMNDEMIEKVEQFFRDIKKGADKKEREAKEGKTSQGEETNRKGSGNRGRRRNGPVKARGKQGGEGAGQKREQRGKGNQASNPPVKAAVAQAGTDASRSSRRKPKSSKDKNRFQEVQQERESSEKYLAPRGKKGRKRQQDKKANAREKQAPVLPTKLEITGPLTVGELAKRLRREASEVIKKLMGLGVMAAINQEIDVDTITLVSEEFGVTVEYKEEVDQAAFEELEETDAPEDLKERPPVVTIMGHVDHGKTTLLDTIRHTNVTATEAGGITQHIGAYQVEAGGKKITFLDTPGHAAFTTMRARGAQVTDITVLVVAADDGVMPQTIEAINHAKAADVPIIVAVNKIDKPEANPDRVKQQLTEHGLVPEEWGGETIYVPVSALKGEGIDELLEMILLVAEVQELKANPDKRARGVVIEAELDKNRGPVATVLVQNGTLKVGDALVAGNYFGKVRAMINDRGRRVKAAGPSTPVEILGLSDVPNAGDPFMVFEDEKQARTIADVRAERQRQKELKVQTRITLDDLYKQIQEGDVKELNIIIKGDVQGSVEALRGGLEKIDVEGVRVKIIHSGVGAITESDIILASASNAIVIGFNVRPEPNARVMAEQEKVDLRLHRVIYDVIEEIESAMRGMLDPEYEEKVVGTAEVRQTFKVSKVGTIAGCYVTNGKVVRDGKARLIRDGVVIHEGEVDTLRRFKDDVREVAQGYECGMTLKNFNDIKEGDVIEIYVVEEVERTT; encoded by the coding sequence ATGCGCGTCTACGAATATGCGAGAAAGATGAATATGAGCAGCAAGGAAGTGCTCACCATCCTCAAGCGGATGAACATGGAAGTCAACAATCACATGAGCGTGATGAACGACGAGATGATCGAAAAGGTGGAACAGTTTTTCCGGGATATCAAAAAAGGCGCGGACAAAAAGGAAAGGGAAGCGAAAGAAGGAAAGACCTCACAGGGCGAAGAGACGAATCGTAAAGGAAGCGGCAATCGCGGCCGGCGACGCAATGGCCCGGTGAAGGCCCGGGGAAAACAGGGAGGCGAAGGAGCGGGACAAAAGCGGGAGCAACGGGGGAAAGGAAACCAGGCGTCCAACCCTCCGGTGAAGGCGGCCGTTGCCCAGGCCGGCACCGATGCAAGCCGGTCTTCTCGGAGAAAACCCAAGTCTTCCAAGGACAAGAACCGTTTCCAGGAGGTTCAGCAGGAAAGGGAAAGCTCGGAGAAATACCTGGCACCGCGCGGGAAAAAGGGCCGCAAGCGGCAGCAGGATAAAAAGGCGAATGCCCGTGAGAAACAAGCCCCCGTCCTGCCGACCAAATTGGAAATCACGGGACCCCTCACGGTGGGCGAATTGGCCAAGCGCCTGCGGAGAGAGGCTTCCGAAGTGATCAAAAAGCTGATGGGACTGGGTGTGATGGCCGCCATCAACCAGGAGATCGATGTGGATACGATCACCCTGGTGTCGGAAGAGTTCGGCGTGACGGTGGAGTACAAGGAGGAGGTCGACCAGGCCGCCTTCGAAGAGCTTGAGGAGACGGATGCTCCGGAGGATCTGAAAGAGCGGCCGCCCGTGGTGACGATCATGGGTCATGTCGACCACGGAAAAACGACCCTTCTGGACACGATCCGCCATACCAATGTCACGGCGACGGAGGCCGGTGGGATTACGCAGCACATCGGTGCGTACCAGGTGGAAGCCGGCGGGAAGAAGATCACCTTCCTGGATACTCCCGGCCACGCCGCCTTTACCACCATGCGCGCCCGCGGCGCCCAGGTGACGGATATCACGGTGCTGGTGGTGGCTGCCGACGACGGGGTGATGCCTCAGACCATCGAAGCGATCAACCACGCCAAAGCGGCGGATGTTCCCATCATCGTGGCTGTGAACAAAATCGACAAGCCGGAAGCCAATCCGGATCGGGTGAAGCAGCAGTTGACCGAACACGGTCTCGTTCCGGAGGAATGGGGCGGCGAAACGATTTATGTCCCCGTGTCGGCCTTGAAGGGCGAGGGCATCGACGAGCTCCTGGAGATGATTCTGCTCGTGGCGGAAGTGCAGGAATTGAAGGCAAATCCGGACAAGCGCGCCCGCGGCGTGGTGATCGAAGCGGAGCTGGATAAGAATCGCGGCCCGGTGGCGACCGTCCTGGTGCAAAACGGCACCCTCAAGGTGGGGGATGCCCTGGTTGCCGGCAATTATTTCGGGAAAGTCCGGGCGATGATCAACGATCGGGGGCGCCGGGTGAAGGCGGCGGGGCCCTCCACGCCCGTGGAAATTCTCGGGCTGTCCGACGTTCCCAATGCCGGGGATCCCTTCATGGTCTTCGAGGATGAGAAACAAGCCCGGACGATTGCCGATGTCCGCGCCGAGCGGCAGCGCCAGAAAGAATTGAAGGTCCAGACGCGGATCACGCTGGATGACCTGTACAAGCAGATCCAGGAGGGCGATGTGAAGGAACTGAACATCATCATCAAAGGGGATGTTCAGGGTTCGGTGGAAGCTCTGCGCGGAGGGCTGGAGAAGATCGATGTCGAGGGCGTGCGGGTGAAGATCATCCATTCCGGAGTGGGTGCAATTACCGAATCGGACATCATTCTCGCTTCGGCCTCCAATGCCATCGTCATCGGTTTCAACGTCCGACCCGAGCCCAACGCCCGGGTGATGGCGGAGCAGGAAAAGGTGGATCTGCGTCTTCACCGCGTGATCTATGACGTAATCGAGGAAATTGAATCGGCGATGAGGGGGATGCTGGACCCCGAGTACGAGGAGAAGGTGGTCGGAACGGCGGAGGTCCGCCAAACCTTCAAGGTCTCCAAGGTGGGAACCATCGCGGGTTGTTATGTGACCAACGGAAAAGTGGTTCGCGACGGAAAAGCCCGCCTGATCCGCGACGGCGTGGTGATCCACGAGGGGGAAGTGGACACCTTGCGGCGGTTCAAGGATGATGTCCGCGAAGTGGCCCAAGGTTACGAATGCGGGATGACCCTGAAAAACTTCAACGACATCAAGGAAGGGGACGTCATCGAAATTTACGTGGTGGAGGAAGTGGAACGAACCACATGA
- the rnpM gene encoding RNase P modulator RnpM: MRVRKVPMRKCIACQEMKPKKSLIRIVRTPEHEILVDPTGKKSGRGAYLCASAECFQLAKKRRSLEKALKVKVSDEVYAQMEEAVDRVESDG, encoded by the coding sequence GTGCGAGTGCGGAAGGTTCCCATGCGCAAATGCATCGCCTGTCAGGAGATGAAGCCGAAAAAGAGTCTCATCCGGATTGTTCGCACTCCGGAGCACGAGATTCTGGTGGACCCGACGGGAAAGAAGTCGGGGCGGGGAGCATACCTGTGTGCCAGTGCCGAGTGTTTTCAGCTGGCCAAAAAGCGAAGGTCGCTTGAGAAGGCGCTGAAGGTCAAGGTGAGCGATGAAGTGTATGCCCAGATGGAAGAAGCCGTCGACAGGGTCGAAAGCGATGGATAA
- the nusA gene encoding transcription termination factor NusA, producing the protein MNAEFIEALNQLEKEKGISKDILLEAIEAALISAYKRNFHSAQNVRVDIDRESGKVRVFARKTVVDEVADPRLEISLEAAREISPSYQLGDIVEIEVTPADFGRIAAQTAKQVVTQRIREAERSIIYQEFVDREEDIVTGVVQRMDNRFFYIDLGRVEALLPLSETMPGERFKHGDRVKTYITRVEKSTKGPQIFVSRTHPGLIKRLFELEVPEIYDGIVEIHSVAREAGHRSKIAVSSRDEQVDPVGACVGHRGMRVQTVVNELRGEKIDVVPWSEDPEEFVANALRPAKVTRVEVDEEEKVARVVVPDHQLSLAIGKEGQNARLAAKLTGWKIDIRSESEVENPETEEPEMEEPEAEDPASEDPAKVSEEDVSGSEESPD; encoded by the coding sequence TTGAATGCGGAGTTTATCGAGGCCCTCAATCAATTGGAAAAGGAGAAGGGGATCAGCAAGGACATTCTGCTTGAAGCCATTGAAGCAGCCTTGATTTCGGCGTATAAGCGGAATTTTCATTCGGCGCAGAATGTCCGGGTCGACATCGACCGGGAGAGCGGCAAGGTGCGCGTGTTTGCCCGAAAAACGGTGGTTGACGAGGTGGCTGATCCCCGCTTGGAGATTTCCCTCGAAGCGGCCAGAGAGATCAGTCCCTCCTACCAGCTGGGCGATATCGTCGAGATCGAGGTGACCCCGGCGGATTTCGGACGCATCGCGGCGCAGACAGCGAAGCAGGTGGTGACGCAACGGATCCGCGAAGCGGAGCGAAGCATCATCTACCAGGAATTTGTCGACCGGGAGGAAGATATCGTCACCGGTGTGGTCCAGCGGATGGATAACCGGTTTTTTTACATTGACCTGGGTCGAGTGGAAGCGCTGTTGCCGCTGTCGGAGACGATGCCGGGGGAACGCTTCAAACACGGAGACCGGGTGAAGACATACATCACCCGGGTGGAGAAATCGACCAAAGGGCCGCAGATTTTTGTTTCCCGAACCCATCCGGGACTCATCAAGCGCTTGTTTGAGCTGGAAGTGCCGGAAATCTACGATGGCATCGTGGAGATTCATTCGGTGGCCCGGGAAGCGGGGCATCGGTCCAAAATCGCCGTTTCTTCCCGGGATGAACAAGTGGATCCCGTCGGCGCCTGTGTCGGTCACCGGGGAATGCGGGTTCAGACGGTGGTGAACGAACTTCGGGGCGAAAAGATCGACGTGGTCCCCTGGTCGGAGGACCCGGAGGAATTTGTGGCCAATGCCCTCAGGCCCGCCAAGGTGACCCGGGTGGAAGTGGACGAGGAGGAAAAGGTGGCCCGGGTGGTCGTTCCGGACCATCAACTTTCGCTGGCCATTGGAAAAGAAGGGCAGAACGCCCGCCTTGCCGCCAAGTTGACGGGTTGGAAAATTGATATTCGAAGTGAATCCGAGGTGGAGAATCCGGAGACCGAGGAACCGGAGATGGAGGAACCGGAGGCCGAGGATCCTGCGAGCGAGGATCCGGCGAAAGTTTCGGAGGAGGATGTGTCCGGTTCCGAAGAGTCGCCCGATTGA
- the rimP gene encoding ribosome maturation factor RimP has product MNRKVTEIVEELAAPLLAEDGLELVDIEFKKEGKNRFLRLFIDRIEGRVSLEDISRVSERLSKELDRVDPISGAYILEVSSPGAERPLKKERDFERAVGKHVHIKTYEPIEGRKTFEGTLTDFTPERLTVEVDGKEITIPYPLVAKARLAILF; this is encoded by the coding sequence GTGAACCGCAAAGTGACGGAGATTGTGGAGGAATTGGCAGCTCCCCTCCTGGCCGAAGACGGTTTGGAACTGGTGGATATCGAGTTTAAAAAAGAGGGAAAGAATCGTTTTTTGCGCCTGTTTATCGATCGGATCGAAGGCCGGGTGAGCCTGGAGGACATCAGCCGTGTCAGCGAGCGGTTGAGCAAGGAGCTGGACCGGGTGGACCCCATATCGGGGGCATACATTCTGGAGGTCTCCTCGCCGGGGGCGGAGCGCCCGCTGAAAAAGGAGCGGGATTTTGAAAGGGCCGTCGGCAAGCATGTTCACATCAAGACCTATGAACCCATTGAGGGAAGAAAAACCTTCGAAGGAACCCTGACGGATTTCACGCCGGAGAGGCTGACCGTGGAGGTGGACGGGAAGGAGATCACCATTCCATATCCCCTGGTGGCGAAGGCGAGGTTGGCGATTCTCTTTTAA
- a CDS encoding PolC-type DNA polymerase III: MATPEVKRERLEQLFSRADLPREWLEKHFEGAYIEKIQVSLSRKTWTLFLCLKRPVPPHIWKEVESRLGSALGRAAGVSIRLRPAGADPEQLVRLYWEWIRKKVAEDVSAAAAGWMGRAEWRWEKDGMIIVFPHPMMAKMAEQKRLDRVIASIIREVSGTEIRVTLESRSLEEEQNRFREQQQAEERKLKEQALVERESASAPKSAPSIDGDLVIGYAIREEPVPIRRITEEERRVVLKGEVFKSEIRELRSGRTLLTFNLTDFTDSIQVKMFARDKEDAALLSRVKDGMWVTVRGAVQFDNFARELVLIGNDLNEAEPVKRADNAEEKRVELHLHTAMSNMDGVNDPGEMVKRAAEWGHPAVAITDHGVVQAFPEAHAAAKKHGIKVIYGVEAYLVDDGVPIVMRPAPRNLQEDTYVVFDVETTGLSAVHDTIIELAAVKVRGGEIVDRFSSFANPRRKLTSTITELTGITDEMLEGAPEVGEVLQRFLEFVGDSVLVAHNARFDMGFLQMGVQRLGLDSITNPVIDTLEMARSLYSGLKNYRLNTLCKHFGIELKQHHRAIHDAEATGHLLWKMVEDCLARKIGRLDQLNEMTGRRDVSRLRPFHAVLLVRNQTGLKNLYKLISLSHLEYFHRVPRIPRSELEKYREGLIVGSGCEKGELFEAALQKSPQEAEEIASFYDYIEIQPVDVNRHLIEKGIVESEERLRETNRLLVRIGEKLGKPVVATGNAHYLDAWESLYREILTANQSGFRRKDPLPPAHFRTTEEMLEEFSYLGEEKAREVVIAAPRSIADQIEELAPFPDGTHTPIIEGADEELRRICYETAEKIYGSPLPDIVKERLEKELGSIIKHGFAVIYLISHKLVTKSLSDGYLVGSRGSVGSSFVATMSSITEVNPLPPHYVCPNCKHSEFITDGSVASGFDLPDKDCPECGTKMRKDGHDIPFETFLGFEGDKTPDIDLNFSGEYQPRAHKYTEELFGKDYVYRAGTISTVAEKTAYGFVKKYQEEMGLTLRNAEIERLVRGCTGVKRTTGQHPGGLMVVPQNRDVFDFTPIQRPADDPKARTVTTHFDYHAISGRLLKLDILGHDDPTVIRMLQDLTGVDPKTIPVDDKKVLQLFSGTESLGVTPEEIGCSTGTLGIPEFGTRFVRQMLEDTRPTTFGELVRISGLSHGTDVWLNNAQDLIRSGTAVLSEVIATRDDIMIYLIYKGMKPKTAFKIMEKVRKGKGLTEEEADEMRKHGVPDWYIDSCRKIKYMFPKAHAVAYVLMAVRIAWFKVYYPAEYYATYFTVRADDFDLELVNKGKEAVNRKINEINEKGADASPKEKGLLTVLESAREMMARGLTFRSIDLYRSEATRFLVDGDALLPPFSSVSGIGTSAARNIVKAREEGDFLSIEDFQKRSRVSSAVVEVLERLGCLRDLPESNQLSLF; this comes from the coding sequence ATGGCGACGCCGGAGGTCAAGAGAGAGAGACTGGAACAGCTCTTTTCCCGGGCGGACCTGCCGCGGGAATGGTTGGAGAAACATTTTGAGGGCGCGTATATCGAGAAGATTCAGGTAAGCCTTTCCCGAAAAACGTGGACGCTGTTTCTCTGTCTGAAACGACCGGTTCCGCCCCACATATGGAAGGAGGTGGAATCCCGGCTCGGTTCGGCGCTGGGCCGTGCGGCCGGGGTGTCGATCCGTCTGCGGCCGGCGGGCGCTGATCCGGAGCAGCTCGTCCGCTTGTACTGGGAATGGATCCGAAAAAAGGTGGCCGAAGATGTGTCCGCGGCCGCCGCAGGCTGGATGGGAAGAGCGGAGTGGCGCTGGGAAAAGGACGGGATGATCATTGTGTTTCCCCACCCGATGATGGCCAAGATGGCTGAGCAAAAGCGGCTGGATCGGGTGATCGCTTCGATCATCCGGGAGGTGTCCGGAACGGAGATCCGCGTCACGCTCGAAAGCCGCTCACTGGAGGAGGAACAGAACCGGTTCCGCGAACAACAGCAGGCCGAGGAACGGAAATTGAAGGAGCAGGCCCTGGTGGAAAGGGAATCGGCGTCCGCGCCGAAGTCGGCGCCCTCCATCGACGGAGATTTGGTCATCGGATATGCGATCCGGGAAGAACCGGTCCCGATTCGCAGGATTACCGAAGAGGAGCGGCGCGTCGTACTGAAGGGAGAGGTGTTCAAGTCGGAAATCCGGGAGCTGCGCAGCGGTCGTACGCTTCTCACCTTCAACTTGACGGACTTCACCGATTCCATCCAGGTGAAGATGTTTGCACGGGACAAGGAGGACGCCGCCCTCTTGTCCAGAGTGAAGGACGGCATGTGGGTGACCGTAAGGGGGGCCGTCCAGTTTGACAATTTCGCCCGCGAACTGGTCCTGATCGGAAACGACCTCAACGAAGCGGAGCCGGTGAAGCGCGCCGACAACGCCGAAGAAAAGCGGGTGGAGCTCCATCTGCACACGGCGATGAGCAACATGGACGGAGTGAATGATCCCGGAGAAATGGTGAAGCGGGCGGCGGAATGGGGGCATCCCGCCGTGGCCATCACCGATCACGGAGTGGTTCAGGCTTTTCCCGAAGCGCATGCCGCTGCCAAGAAGCACGGCATCAAGGTGATCTACGGGGTGGAGGCCTACCTGGTGGACGACGGAGTCCCCATCGTGATGCGACCCGCACCCCGGAACCTCCAGGAGGACACCTATGTTGTTTTTGACGTGGAGACGACGGGGCTCTCGGCCGTGCACGACACGATCATCGAATTGGCGGCGGTCAAGGTGCGGGGCGGAGAGATCGTGGACCGTTTCAGCTCTTTTGCCAATCCCCGGCGGAAGCTGACGTCGACGATCACCGAATTGACGGGCATCACCGATGAGATGCTGGAGGGCGCCCCGGAGGTGGGGGAGGTGCTTCAGCGCTTTCTCGAATTTGTCGGCGACAGCGTACTGGTCGCTCACAATGCCCGCTTCGACATGGGGTTTCTCCAGATGGGCGTTCAGCGGCTGGGTCTCGATTCGATCACCAATCCGGTGATCGACACGCTGGAGATGGCCCGCTCCCTCTATTCGGGTCTGAAAAATTACCGGCTGAACACCCTGTGCAAACACTTCGGCATTGAACTGAAGCAGCATCACCGGGCCATCCACGACGCGGAAGCGACCGGCCATCTGCTGTGGAAGATGGTGGAGGATTGCCTGGCGAGAAAGATCGGTCGTCTCGACCAGTTAAACGAGATGACCGGCCGGCGCGATGTGTCCCGGCTTCGGCCGTTCCACGCGGTGCTGCTGGTTCGGAATCAGACCGGCCTGAAGAATTTGTACAAGCTGATCTCCCTGTCCCATTTGGAATATTTTCATCGCGTTCCCCGCATTCCGAGGAGCGAACTGGAGAAGTACCGGGAGGGATTGATCGTCGGTTCCGGTTGTGAAAAGGGAGAGCTCTTCGAGGCGGCACTTCAGAAGTCGCCCCAGGAGGCGGAGGAAATCGCCAGCTTTTACGACTATATCGAGATTCAGCCGGTCGATGTGAACCGCCACCTGATTGAAAAGGGGATCGTGGAAAGCGAGGAACGGCTCCGGGAGACGAACCGGCTTTTGGTCCGGATCGGCGAAAAGCTGGGGAAGCCGGTGGTGGCGACGGGCAACGCCCACTACCTGGATGCATGGGAGTCGCTGTACCGGGAGATTCTCACGGCCAACCAGAGCGGCTTTCGCCGGAAGGATCCCCTCCCGCCGGCCCACTTTCGGACGACGGAGGAGATGCTGGAGGAGTTTTCCTATTTGGGGGAGGAAAAGGCCCGGGAGGTGGTCATCGCCGCCCCGCGGAGCATCGCCGATCAGATCGAGGAGTTGGCTCCCTTCCCCGACGGCACGCACACGCCGATCATCGAGGGGGCGGACGAGGAACTCCGTCGGATCTGCTATGAGACGGCGGAGAAGATCTACGGTTCTCCGCTGCCGGACATCGTGAAGGAGCGGCTGGAAAAGGAACTTGGCAGCATCATCAAGCACGGTTTTGCCGTCATCTATCTCATCTCCCACAAGCTGGTCACCAAATCCCTTTCCGACGGTTACCTGGTGGGTTCCCGCGGTTCGGTGGGATCGTCCTTCGTGGCGACGATGAGTTCGATCACCGAGGTGAATCCCCTGCCGCCCCATTATGTCTGCCCGAATTGCAAACACAGTGAATTTATTACGGACGGGTCCGTGGCTTCCGGCTTTGATTTGCCCGACAAGGATTGTCCCGAGTGCGGAACGAAGATGCGGAAGGACGGGCATGACATCCCCTTTGAGACCTTCCTGGGTTTCGAGGGGGACAAGACGCCGGATATCGACTTGAACTTCTCGGGGGAATACCAGCCGAGGGCGCACAAGTACACCGAGGAATTGTTCGGAAAGGATTACGTGTACCGGGCGGGGACGATTTCCACCGTCGCGGAGAAGACGGCCTACGGCTTCGTCAAGAAATATCAGGAAGAGATGGGGCTTACGCTTCGCAATGCCGAAATCGAGAGGCTGGTTCGCGGATGCACGGGGGTGAAACGGACCACCGGCCAGCATCCGGGAGGCTTGATGGTGGTTCCCCAAAACCGGGACGTGTTCGACTTCACGCCGATCCAGCGCCCGGCGGACGATCCCAAAGCCCGGACGGTGACCACGCACTTCGATTATCACGCCATCAGCGGCCGGCTGTTGAAGCTGGATATTCTGGGCCATGATGATCCCACCGTCATCCGCATGCTGCAGGATCTCACCGGGGTGGACCCCAAGACGATCCCCGTGGACGACAAAAAGGTGCTCCAGTTGTTCAGCGGAACGGAGTCCCTCGGGGTGACGCCGGAGGAGATCGGGTGTTCCACGGGCACGCTGGGAATCCCGGAATTCGGGACCCGATTCGTCCGCCAGATGCTGGAGGATACCCGGCCGACCACCTTCGGCGAGCTGGTCCGAATATCGGGTTTGTCCCACGGGACGGATGTCTGGCTGAACAACGCCCAGGATTTGATCCGGAGCGGCACTGCGGTCTTGTCGGAGGTGATCGCCACCCGGGACGACATCATGATCTACCTCATATACAAGGGCATGAAGCCCAAAACGGCCTTCAAGATCATGGAAAAGGTGCGGAAAGGGAAGGGGCTTACCGAAGAAGAAGCGGACGAGATGAGAAAGCACGGGGTGCCGGATTGGTACATCGATTCCTGCCGCAAGATCAAGTACATGTTCCCCAAGGCCCACGCGGTGGCCTACGTGCTGATGGCGGTGCGGATCGCCTGGTTCAAGGTGTATTATCCCGCCGAGTACTATGCCACCTATTTCACCGTGCGGGCGGACGATTTCGATCTGGAGCTGGTGAACAAGGGGAAGGAAGCGGTCAATCGGAAGATCAACGAAATCAACGAAAAGGGAGCGGATGCCTCTCCGAAGGAAAAGGGGCTGCTCACGGTGCTGGAATCGGCCAGGGAAATGATGGCCCGGGGCCTCACTTTCCGTTCGATCGATCTGTATCGTTCCGAGGCGACCCGTTTTCTGGTGGACGGCGACGCCCTGCTGCCGCCCTTTTCCTCCGTCTCCGGAATCGGGACGAGTGCCGCCCGCAATATCGTCAAAGCGCGGGAAGAGGGAGATTTTCTGTCCATTGAGGATTTCCAGAAGCGAAGCCGCGTGTCCAGCGCCGTCGTGGAAGTGTTGGAGCGCCTGGGCTGTCTCCGCGACCTGCCGGAGAGCAATCAGCTGTCGCTGTTTTGA
- a CDS encoding class I SAM-dependent methyltransferase codes for MDNTKEKVKKQFEHAGRNYRDSAIHAKGRDLEWIAEEIGRCPSPLLALDIATGAGHTAFALSRCVRRVVGYDLTPEMLRIAAKEAEQRGIDNVTWAEGDAERLPFPDRLFDVVTCRIAAHHFPRAERAFAEARRVLVPGGRMILVDNYVPEEADELLNRVETLRDPSHFRVRTLSGWTRLLRNAGFSTVTVLRKWETPVVLEEWFQRAKTPAHRQEEALRTLREAPQPTRELLLLHPPAGPAQLILRKGMWIAVR; via the coding sequence ATGGACAATACCAAAGAAAAAGTGAAAAAACAGTTCGAACACGCCGGCCGCAACTACCGGGACAGCGCAATCCATGCCAAGGGGCGTGACCTGGAATGGATCGCAGAGGAAATCGGCCGGTGCCCCTCCCCCCTCTTGGCCCTGGACATCGCCACGGGCGCCGGACACACGGCCTTCGCCCTCAGCCGTTGCGTCCGCCGGGTCGTCGGATATGACCTGACGCCGGAAATGCTGCGCATCGCCGCCAAAGAGGCGGAACAACGGGGCATCGACAATGTCACTTGGGCGGAGGGGGACGCCGAGCGCCTTCCCTTTCCGGACCGGTTGTTTGACGTGGTCACCTGCCGCATCGCCGCCCATCACTTTCCACGGGCGGAACGGGCCTTTGCCGAAGCGCGCAGAGTATTGGTGCCGGGCGGGCGGATGATCCTGGTGGACAATTATGTACCCGAAGAAGCCGACGAGCTGCTCAACCGGGTGGAGACCCTCCGGGACCCTTCCCATTTCCGGGTTCGCACCCTGTCCGGCTGGACCCGCCTGCTCCGGAATGCGGGATTTTCAACGGTGACCGTCCTGCGGAAGTGGGAGACGCCCGTCGTTCTGGAGGAATGGTTCCAAAGGGCCAAAACCCCTGCCCACAGGCAGGAGGAAGCCCTCCGCACGCTTCGGGAGGCCCCGCAACCGACGCGGGAGCTGCTGCTCTTACATCCACCCGCGGGACCGGCTCAGCTGATCCTGCGAAAGGGCATGTGGATCGCGGTCAGATAA
- a CDS encoding class I SAM-dependent methyltransferase has translation MTIDFFDPANRLSYASRSASSEWKTLMQSLVDLRGIDAVDIGCGGGIYSRAMAEMGARVTGVDFSGEMLSAARKQQTAQRIRWIQADAADTGLPDSSYDLVLLRAVIHHFSAEKTTEVLLESYRLLRPGGRIIIQDRTLEDCRLPGGPGHLRGFLFERFPNLLEEEKRRRPDLHSLERALAETGFHGVKTRRFWETRKIFRDLGELERDFLGRIGRSILHRLSDDELRDLVGFITEGLSRQGVTSSISDRDRWTLWTARKG, from the coding sequence ATGACCATCGATTTCTTCGATCCCGCCAACCGCCTCTCCTACGCATCCCGCTCCGCCTCCTCCGAGTGGAAAACCCTCATGCAAAGCCTCGTCGATTTGCGGGGCATCGACGCCGTCGATATCGGATGCGGCGGAGGGATCTACAGCCGGGCGATGGCGGAGATGGGCGCGCGGGTCACCGGCGTGGATTTCTCCGGAGAAATGCTGTCAGCGGCCCGCAAACAACAGACGGCGCAGCGAATCCGGTGGATTCAGGCCGACGCCGCCGACACCGGCCTCCCGGATTCGTCCTATGACCTGGTGTTGCTGCGGGCGGTGATTCACCACTTCTCCGCAGAAAAAACGACCGAGGTGCTTTTGGAATCCTATCGGCTGCTTCGCCCGGGAGGAAGGATCATCATCCAGGACCGCACCCTGGAAGATTGCCGTCTTCCCGGAGGTCCCGGTCATCTCCGCGGCTTCCTCTTTGAACGGTTTCCAAACTTGCTGGAGGAGGAAAAGCGGCGCCGCCCCGATCTGCACAGCCTCGAGCGCGCCCTCGCGGAAACGGGTTTTCACGGGGTGAAAACCCGGCGATTTTGGGAGACGAGAAAAATTTTCCGCGACCTCGGGGAACTGGAAAGGGACTTCCTGGGCCGCATCGGCCGGTCCATCCTCCACCGGTTGTCGGATGACGAATTGCGTGATCTGGTCGGATTCATCACGGAAGGGCTGTCCCGCCAAGGCGTCACATCCTCCATTTCGGACCGGGACCGGTGGACCCTCTGGACAGCCCGGAAGGGTTGA
- a CDS encoding disulfide oxidoreductase, with translation MGWIRDYGLYLAWLVALIATGGSLYFSEMAGFIPCELCWYQRILMYPLAVILGVASYRDDRSVVLYSLPLSLSGVALSAFHYLLQKVPGMAGLSPCKEGIPCSGQYINWLGFITIPFLAFVAFVLISLLLAAARKGSD, from the coding sequence TTGGGCTGGATTCGCGATTACGGCCTTTATCTGGCATGGTTGGTGGCGCTCATCGCCACGGGCGGAAGCCTCTATTTCAGCGAGATGGCCGGTTTCATTCCCTGTGAATTGTGCTGGTATCAGCGGATCCTGATGTATCCTCTCGCGGTGATTCTCGGGGTCGCTTCGTATCGGGACGACCGTTCCGTCGTCCTTTATTCCCTTCCCCTCAGCTTGAGCGGTGTAGCATTGTCCGCCTTCCACTATCTTCTGCAAAAAGTTCCCGGGATGGCCGGGCTCTCTCCCTGCAAGGAGGGGATCCCCTGTTCCGGTCAATATATCAATTGGCTGGGCTTTATCACCATCCCATTTCTGGCTTTCGTGGCCTTTGTCCTGATATCCCTGCTGTTGGCGGCCGCCAGGAAGGGGAGCGACTGA